A genomic segment from Acipenser ruthenus chromosome 5, fAciRut3.2 maternal haplotype, whole genome shotgun sequence encodes:
- the LOC117402198 gene encoding uncharacterized protein LOC117402198 yields the protein MASQDQRQPLVSEGCEGEDSSCEALVAPVLRGGESCHVFISYSSADSSWAHSFIDRLESSRPGLRTCFHQRDFVPGRTVLENMSDCIQGSQKVLLVLSKDFLQSRWCLLEANLSLFRDCIERKPVLPVLLEPCAVPMHLSHLTYLEAWDPNFFSKVLKVLCTPNCHLSSSTVVPFQPPSVYNGKVLLTMSSVDQEDIPTWKTGEFSDLDIPDHLRMVIEDSENYKKAIRMINSVPPPTFCFKNPWVRGGLILLVISLQVPVLLLFVMASVNTHIPVECSFIIIFLMIIWCFMVFILAVNTAYWGKEKGKENLIVMKRRAGEANALLLHEKLLIGCESRTKLHFVYLSLEGCQATFMETFRGSTPPGEKMLHTALLYFSSGYACCVARKHFPFPLPVGTSPGHLVGSVCFCQYVAQRLGQGMWD from the coding sequence AGAGAGCTGCCACGTCTTCATCAGCTATAGCAGCGCCGACTCCAGCTGGGCCCACAGCTTCATTGACAGGCTGGAATCGTCTCGGCCTGGCCTGCGGACCTGCTTCCACCAGAGGGACTTTGTGCCGGGGAGGACCGTGCTGGAAAACATGTCTGACTGCATCCAGGGCAGCCAGAAGGTGCTGCTGGTCCTCAGCAAGGACTTCCTGCAGAGCCGCTGGTGCCTCCTGGAAGCCAACCTGTCCCTCTTCAGAGACTGCATCGAGCGCAAGCCTGTGCTGCCCGTGCTGCTGGAGCCTTGCGCTGTGCCCATGCACCTCAGTCACCTTACCTACCTGGAGGCATGGGACCCCAACTTCTTCAGCAAGGTCCTCAAGGTCCTCTGCACCCCTAACTGTCACCTGAGCAGCTCCACTGTGGTGCCCTTCCAGCCCCCCTCTGTCTACAATGGGAAAGTACTGCTGACCATGAGTTCAGTGGACCAGGAGGATATACCAACATGGAAGACGGGGGAGTTCAGTGACCTGGACATTCCTGATCATCTCCGAATGGTCATTGAAGATTCTGAAAACTACAAGAAGGCCATCAGGATGATAAACTCGGTGCCTCCTCCCACATTTTGCTTTAAAAATCCTTGGGTGCGAGGTGGTTTAATATTATTAGTAATTTCATTGCAAGTACCTGTGTTACTTCTTTTTGTCATGGCCAGCGTGAACACACATATACCAGTAGAATGTTCTttcataataatatttttaatgatCATATGGTGTTTTATGGTGTTCATCTTAGCTGTAAACACCGCTTACTGGGGAAAGGAGAAGGGGAAGGAGAATCTGATAGTAATGAAACGGCGTGCTGGTGAGGCTAACGCCCTCCTGCTACATGAGAAGCTGCTGATTGGCTGCGAGTCCAGAACTAAGCTCCACTTCGTCTACCTGTCCCTGGAAGGGTGCCAGGCCACCTTCATGGAGACCTTTCGGGGGAGCACCCCCCCTGGGGAGAAGATGCTGCACACTGCCCTACTCTACTTCTCCTCAGGGTATGCCTGCTGTGTGGCCAGGAAGCATTTCCCTTTCCCTCTGCCAGTGGGAACCTCCCCAGGACACCTGGTGGGAAGTGTGTGTTTCTGCCAGTACGTGGCCCAGAGATTAGGACAAGGGATGTGGGATTAG